One window of the Conexibacter sp. SYSU D00693 genome contains the following:
- a CDS encoding acyl-CoA carboxylase subunit beta encodes MSTSEAPPSILRPLVEELHEKRALARLGGGEEKIAKQHDKGALTARERLDLLFDDGDYTELGIHGGIHYSVRGLEGKEAPADGVVTCFGRVDGRMVAACAYDFTVMAGSMGMTGEAKVARLRELALTKRMPMVWLLDSAGARIQEAVGSLFAGTGQLFREEVVASGVIPQVAALMGPCAAGTAYIPGLADFVPMVKGRGSMALAGPHLVRAAVGEDVTQEELGGSRVHCRKSGVGDLEVPDDETCISSIKQYLSFMPSHNRDTAPVVPCDDPIDRMDEELLDVLPDSNRKPYDIHTVIDRIVDRDSFFELKPQWAKTLVTGFARFGGRPAGIVANQPKQLGGILDNDSADKAARFVNLCNAYGIPLVFLMDVPGFMVGTKVEQAGIIRHGAKMLHAVANATVPKVTVVLRKAYGAGYYVMNGRAYEPDLIVAWPTAEISVMGAEGAVEIVMRKQVEAADDPAAKKQELIEAYRKVIDVQIPAKNAMIDDVIDPRETRPVICKALEMAEGKVVERPWKRNGVVPV; translated from the coding sequence ATGAGCACGTCCGAGGCGCCGCCGTCCATCCTCCGCCCGCTCGTGGAGGAGCTGCACGAGAAGCGGGCGCTGGCGCGCCTCGGTGGCGGCGAGGAGAAGATCGCCAAGCAGCACGACAAGGGCGCGCTCACCGCCCGCGAGCGGCTCGACCTGCTCTTCGACGACGGCGACTACACCGAGCTCGGGATCCACGGCGGGATCCACTACTCCGTGCGCGGCCTGGAGGGCAAGGAGGCGCCCGCCGACGGCGTCGTGACGTGCTTCGGCCGCGTCGACGGCAGGATGGTCGCGGCCTGCGCCTACGACTTCACCGTCATGGCCGGCTCGATGGGCATGACCGGCGAGGCGAAGGTCGCGCGGCTGCGCGAGCTCGCGCTCACCAAGCGCATGCCGATGGTGTGGCTGCTGGACTCCGCGGGCGCGCGCATCCAGGAGGCCGTCGGCTCGCTCTTCGCCGGCACCGGCCAGCTCTTCCGTGAGGAGGTCGTCGCCTCCGGCGTCATCCCGCAGGTCGCCGCGCTCATGGGCCCGTGCGCCGCGGGCACCGCCTACATCCCGGGCCTCGCCGACTTCGTGCCGATGGTCAAGGGCCGCGGCTCGATGGCCCTCGCCGGCCCGCACCTCGTGCGCGCCGCGGTGGGGGAGGACGTCACCCAGGAGGAGCTCGGCGGCTCGCGCGTGCACTGTCGCAAGTCCGGCGTCGGCGACCTGGAGGTCCCCGACGACGAGACGTGCATCTCCTCGATCAAGCAGTACCTCTCGTTCATGCCGTCCCACAACCGGGACACCGCGCCGGTCGTCCCGTGCGACGACCCGATCGACCGCATGGACGAGGAGCTGCTCGACGTCCTGCCGGACTCCAACCGCAAGCCCTACGACATCCACACGGTCATCGACCGGATCGTCGACCGTGACTCGTTCTTCGAGCTCAAGCCGCAGTGGGCCAAGACGCTCGTCACCGGCTTCGCCCGGTTCGGCGGGCGCCCCGCGGGCATCGTCGCCAACCAGCCCAAGCAGCTCGGCGGCATCCTCGACAACGACTCCGCCGACAAGGCCGCGCGCTTCGTCAACCTCTGCAACGCGTACGGCATCCCGCTCGTCTTCCTCATGGACGTCCCGGGCTTCATGGTCGGCACGAAGGTCGAGCAGGCGGGGATCATCCGCCACGGCGCGAAGATGCTGCACGCCGTGGCCAACGCGACGGTCCCGAAGGTCACCGTCGTCCTGCGCAAGGCCTACGGCGCCGGCTACTACGTCATGAACGGCCGTGCCTACGAGCCCGACCTCATCGTCGCCTGGCCGACCGCCGAGATCTCCGTCATGGGCGCCGAGGGCGCGGTGGAGATCGTCATGCGCAAGCAGGTCGAGGCGGCCGACGACCCGGCCGCCAAGAAGCAGGAGCTCATCGAGGCCTACCGCAAGGTCATCGACGTCCAGATCCCCGCGAAGAACGCCATGATCGACGACGTCATCGACCCCCGCGAGACGCGCCCCGTGATCTGCAAGGCGCTCGAGATGGCCGAGGGCAAGGTCGTCGAGCGCCCCTGGAAGCGCAACGGGGTCGTCCCGGTCTAG
- a CDS encoding LytR C-terminal domain-containing protein → MNDFLDDLERELRDAHPRRRAARRRAAVGAAVRRAPAVVGVLAAVALGVALTGVLGGDGEDEGAGVPAATSTTPALTVPGGAVDVEDRTLLAGVRVAVLNETTTTGLARAVGERLEHHGADLRTVTSGPNQTRQRTAVVFREGHREAAARVARVLGVDRVSPLRTTTAAIAGRDADVVVLAGADRTTGLVSNSTRTASCDPRFAEETARTIDPARGDVAGGPLAVLGARGTIATSRDAFDGLGYKLPITVADGEEAEVTVPRQLRGKVGLVYDLGVQRRVLRDGIRAASSVMRFVACPRGGESPRTGFGGGIVTDRPRCATLLVRTQGERLALRLPVPLGRSCG, encoded by the coding sequence ATGAACGACTTCCTGGACGACCTCGAGCGCGAGCTGCGCGACGCCCATCCGCGGCGCCGTGCGGCGCGGCGGCGGGCGGCGGTGGGTGCGGCGGTGCGACGGGCGCCGGCGGTGGTGGGCGTGCTCGCGGCGGTGGCCCTCGGCGTGGCGCTGACGGGCGTGCTCGGCGGCGACGGGGAGGACGAGGGGGCCGGGGTGCCGGCGGCGACGTCGACCACCCCGGCGCTGACGGTCCCCGGCGGCGCGGTCGACGTGGAGGACCGCACGCTGCTCGCCGGCGTGCGGGTCGCCGTCCTGAACGAGACCACGACCACCGGCCTGGCCCGCGCGGTCGGCGAGCGCCTCGAGCACCACGGCGCCGACCTGCGGACGGTCACGAGCGGACCGAACCAGACGCGCCAGCGCACGGCGGTCGTCTTCCGCGAGGGCCACCGCGAGGCCGCGGCGAGGGTCGCCCGGGTGCTCGGGGTCGACCGGGTCTCCCCGCTGAGGACCACGACCGCCGCGATCGCCGGGCGCGACGCCGACGTCGTCGTCCTCGCCGGCGCCGACCGCACGACGGGCCTCGTCTCCAACTCCACGCGCACCGCGAGCTGCGACCCGCGCTTCGCCGAGGAGACCGCCCGGACGATCGACCCGGCGCGCGGCGACGTCGCGGGCGGTCCCTTGGCCGTCCTCGGGGCGCGCGGCACCATCGCCACAAGCCGCGACGCCTTCGACGGGCTGGGCTACAAGCTGCCGATCACCGTCGCCGACGGCGAGGAGGCCGAGGTGACCGTGCCGCGGCAGCTGCGCGGGAAGGTCGGGCTCGTGTACGACCTGGGCGTCCAGCGGCGAGTCCTGCGCGACGGGATCCGCGCGGCCTCGTCGGTCATGCGCTTCGTCGCCTGCCCGCGCGGCGGCGAGAGCCCGCGCACCGGCTTCGGCGGCGGGATCGTGACGGACCGGCCCCGCTGCGCGACGCTCCTGGTGCGGACGCAGGGCGAGCGCCTGGCCCTGCGCCTGCCCGTCCCGCTCGGGCGCTCCTGCGGTTGA